The Gemmatimonadaceae bacterium DNA segment GGTGAGCAGCCCCGCGATCAGTCCCGACGGACGGGAGATCGCGGTCATCGTGTCGCGGCCGGACTGGAAGGACGACAAGGCGCGCCGCGAGCTCGACCTGATCGACGTCGCCGACGGCTCCAGCCGCCCCCTGACGTACGAGCGCGACGGCGTCGGCTCGCCCCAGTGGTCGCCCTCGAGCGACCGGCTCGCCTTCGTCGCGCCGGACACGTCCACCAAGAAGGGCCAGATCTGGGTGCTGAGCATGAAGGGCGGCGACCCGATCCGCCTCACCGATTCGAAGACCGGCGTCGCGTCGTACTCGTGGAGCCCCGACGGGCGCACCATCGCCTACGTCGCGCAGGACACCGTGCCCGATCCCAAGGCCATCAAGCACCACGAGGACGGCTTCCAGATCACGCTCGACAACTACCAGATCCGCGCCGCGGTCCAGCCCTGGCATCTGTGGATCATCCCCGCGAACGGCGGCAAGGCCAAGCGCCTCACCGCCGGCCGCTGGAGTCTCGAGACCGAACCTGGCGGCGCGGCGCCGCCCGCGTGGAGCCGCGACGGCAGGTCCCTCGTCGTGGTCCGCCATTCGAGCGTCTGGTTCGGAAATGCCTATCGCTCTTCGCTCGTGCGCGTCGACACCTCGGCGGCCGCCGACTCCACGCCGCAGCTGCTCGTCGGCACGCCCGACACCGCCGCCGTGCGCGTCGGGACTACTGGCGATACGCTGTTCGCGGGGGAGGGCGCCGATCGCCCCGAGTTCGCGCGCACGGGAACCGCGCTCGCGTTCGTGCGCGCCCGCGGCGGCGACCTGAACAACGGCAATGCCGTGTACGTCGCGCGGGACGGCGCGGTGCGCGACGCCACCGCCGACATGGCGCGCAACGTCGGCGGCTTCGCCTGGCTCCCCGACGGCCGGTCCTTCCTGCTCACGGGACAGCTCGGCGCGCGCACGGTCATGTGGACCAAGTCCGACAATGCGCCGGCCCGTCTTCTCGATCTGGGCGACGTGCAGCCCTCGGGAGGGATGAGCGTTTCGGACAGCGGAGCCGTGGCGTTCGTCGGTCGCACGACGGGCCAGCCCGGCCAGCTCTACTACCTGGCCTCGCCGAACGCGACGCCGAAGCAGCTCACCCATTTCAACACGTTCCTCGACTCGCTGCACCTGGGCCGGGTGGACACGGTCGCGTGGGATGGGCCCGACGGCTTTCGCGAGGACGGCGTGCTCACCTATCCCCCGGGTTACGAGAAGGGGACTGAGCTTCCGCTGGTTCTCGTGGTCCACGGCGGTCCGGGGTCGGCGTCCACGGGAATCTTCTCGCCGCTGCCGCAGCTCCTGGCCGCGAAGGGCTTCCTGGTGTTCGAGCCCAACTACCGGGGCAGCACGAATCTCGGCGACCGGTTTCAGCACGCCATCTTCCGCAACACCGGCGACGGTCCCGGCAAGGACGTCATGGCGGGGCTGGCCGCGGTCGAGAAGCTGGGCGTGGTGGATACGAGCCGCATTGGCGTGTCGGGCTGGTCGTACGGCGGCTACATGACCACCTGGCTCACCGGCCATTACCATTTGTGGAAGGCGGCCGTGGCCGGCGCCGCACTCACCGACTGGGTCATGGACTACACCATCGCCTTCTACCAGCAGGGCGATCTGTACTTCTTCGGCGGTTCGCCGTGGAGCAAGGAATACTGGGATATCTGGCGTGAGCAGTCGCCCATCGCCTACGCCCGGAACGTGACCGCGCCCACCCTCGTCATGGGCGACGTCGGCGATCCCAACGTGCCCATCGTGAACAGCCTCGAGTGGTATCACGCCATCCGGGACAACGGCGTCGAGACCCAGTTCTGGGCCTACCCGGCCGACACGCACTTCCCGGGCGACATCGTCCGCCAGACCGACATCTACGGCCGCTGGATCGACTGGATGGTGCGCCATCTCAAACCGGGCGACTGGCAGAAATAGCCGCGATCCCGCGCCACTCCCCGGCG contains these protein-coding regions:
- a CDS encoding S9 family peptidase, which translates into the protein MSIRMSSAIVLAAAALAAARPASAQGTDTTAADTAGPHTTFRLADLRRLAQVSSPAISPDGREIAVIVSRPDWKDDKARRELDLIDVADGSSRPLTYERDGVGSPQWSPSSDRLAFVAPDTSTKKGQIWVLSMKGGDPIRLTDSKTGVASYSWSPDGRTIAYVAQDTVPDPKAIKHHEDGFQITLDNYQIRAAVQPWHLWIIPANGGKAKRLTAGRWSLETEPGGAAPPAWSRDGRSLVVVRHSSVWFGNAYRSSLVRVDTSAAADSTPQLLVGTPDTAAVRVGTTGDTLFAGEGADRPEFARTGTALAFVRARGGDLNNGNAVYVARDGAVRDATADMARNVGGFAWLPDGRSFLLTGQLGARTVMWTKSDNAPARLLDLGDVQPSGGMSVSDSGAVAFVGRTTGQPGQLYYLASPNATPKQLTHFNTFLDSLHLGRVDTVAWDGPDGFREDGVLTYPPGYEKGTELPLVLVVHGGPGSASTGIFSPLPQLLAAKGFLVFEPNYRGSTNLGDRFQHAIFRNTGDGPGKDVMAGLAAVEKLGVVDTSRIGVSGWSYGGYMTTWLTGHYHLWKAAVAGAALTDWVMDYTIAFYQQGDLYFFGGSPWSKEYWDIWREQSPIAYARNVTAPTLVMGDVGDPNVPIVNSLEWYHAIRDNGVETQFWAYPADTHFPGDIVRQTDIYGRWIDWMVRHLKPGDWQK